In Scleropages formosus chromosome 18, fSclFor1.1, whole genome shotgun sequence, one DNA window encodes the following:
- the il11a gene encoding interleukin-11 codes for MKLWTAEPFNLAGLLLLASMLSVTSAVPAHHRQIAEAEITNQTRHLLKLTQELLKDHVIGTDIEHRFKTLPAMANRVADLSTLEVKSTLAQLHSDIQLFDLHFEWLNKALKNRKHASFPKLGELIQHLKLLKFSLQRQMTKLQVLRPPTPSPSLPSTDVNEWEVVQSSLELFQKFRLFCDWALRVFLSLKLRH; via the exons atgaaat TGTGGACAGCTGAACCCTTTAACCTGGCTGGCTTGCTGCTACTGGCCTCCATGCTGTCGGTGACCTCCGCTGTCCCTGCCCACCATCGCCAAATTGCGGAAGCAGAAATAACCAATCAGACCAGACATCTGCTGAAACTGACCCAGGAGCTCctg AAAGATCACGTGATTGGCACGGATATTGAGCACAGGTTCAAGACCCTACCAGCAATGGCCAACAGGGTCGCCGATCTCAGTACTCTCGAG GTGAAATCTACCCTCGCTCAGCTCCATTCCGATATACAGTTGTTTGATCTCCACTTCGAGTGGCTGAATAAAGCATTAAAGAATCGCAAACATGCTTCCTTCCCAAAACTGGGCGAGCTCATTCAGCACCTCAAGTTGTTGAAGTTCTCCCTCCAGCGACAG ATGACAAAACTACAGGTTCTCCGGCCTCCCACCCCTTCTCCTTCGCTGCCATCCACCGATGTTAATGAGTGGGAAGTGGTCCAGTCCTCTCTCGAGCTCTTTCAGAAGTTCAGGCTTTTCTGTGACTGGGCACTGCGAGTCTTCCTGAGCCTCAAGTTAAGGCACTGA